In one window of Juglans regia cultivar Chandler chromosome 3, Walnut 2.0, whole genome shotgun sequence DNA:
- the LOC108984614 gene encoding transcription factor AS1, translating into MKERQRWRAEEDALLRSYVKQYGPREWNLVSQRMDTPLNRDAKSCLERWKNYLKPGIKKGSLTEEEQRLVIRLQAKHGNKWKKIAAEVPGRTAKRLGKWWEVFKEKQQREQKENNKAIEPIEDNKYDRILETFAEKLVKERAAPAYLMATSNGSFLHADPPAPAPALLPPWLSNSNGTSTVRSPSPSVTLTLSPSTVAAPPPIPWLQPDRGPDSTLVFSNLPPQASVPVCGESMLISELTDCCRDLEEGHRAWASHKKEAAWRLRRVELQLESEKACRRREKMEEIEAKVKALREEQKVAMDRIEAEYREQLAGLRRDAEAKEQKLAEQWAAKHLRLSKFLEQMGCRPRLAEPNGR; encoded by the coding sequence ATGAAGGAGAGACAGCGTTGGAGAGCTGAAGAGGACGCTTTGTTACGTTCCTATGTCAAACAATATGGCCCTAGGGAGTGGAATCTTGTGTCACAGCGCATGGACACACCCTTAAACAGGGATGCCAAATCCTGCTTAGAAAGGTGGAAGAACTACCTCAAACCTGGAATAAAGAAGGGATCCCTCACTGAGGAGGAGCAGCGTCTTGTTATCCGTCTTCAAGCAAAACATGGCAACAAATGGAAGAAAATTGCAGCTGAAGTCCCGGGTCGTACTGCTAAGAGACTAGGCAAGTGGTGGGAAGTGTTTAAGGAGAAGCAGCAGAGAGAGCAAAAGGAGAACAACAAGGCAATTGAACCCATCGAGGACAACAAATACGATAGGATCCTTGAGACTTTTGCAGAGAAGTTAGTGAAAGAGCGTGCTGCCCCAGCATATCTCATGGCCACTTCCAATGGCAGTTTTCTACATGCTGACCCACCTGCTCCTGCACCAGCATTGTTACCTCCATGGCTTTCTAATTCCAATGGCACCTCCACAGTCAGGTCACCTTCCCCTTCTGTAACCCTCACCCTCTCTCCCTCAACAGTTGCTGCCCCTCCACCGATCCCATGGTTGCAGCCTGATAGAGGACCGGATAGCACTCTTGTTTTCTCGAATTTGCCGCCTCAAGCATCAGTCCCTGTTTGTGGAGAGAGCATGTTGATATCAGAATTAACAGACTGTTGCAGAGATTTGGAAGAAGGACACCGTGCTTGGGCATCACATAAGAAGGAAGCAGCCTGGAGGTTAAGAAGGGTAGAGCTGCAACTGGAATCAGAGAAGGCATGCCGGAGGAGGGAAAAGATGGAAGAGATTGAGGCAAAGGTGAAGGCTCTCAGGGAAGAGCAGAAGGTTGCTATGGATAGAATTGAAGCAGAATACCGGGAACAATTAGCGGGACTGAGGAGGGATGCAGAAGCCAAGGAGCAGAAGTTGGCTGAACAATGGGCTGCAAAGCACTTGCGTCTTTCCAAATTTCTTGAGCAGATGGGCTGCAGACCAAGGCTTGCAGAGCCTAATGGCCGATGA